The following proteins come from a genomic window of Hymenobacter canadensis:
- a CDS encoding mechanosensitive ion channel family protein, whose amino-acid sequence MLNDLNRVLSTYWQQFLYVLPKLALALVLLVVAIFIANRLSSLLGSRLRRRSHDPLLADFLTRISKWVFMLLGLLLAMEVVGLSGIVSGLLAGAGLSAFIVGFAFKDIAENFLAGVILAFNRPFHINDTVQIKDQVGHVEALNLRTTLIRSFDGKHVFLPNSLVLKEPLINFTRDGNLRQDFLVSVDYGAASSPARVQEQLLAFLRQQPEIQPEAPRLPYIILEKAAGTTADLRVYFWTSAEEYRSGTLQQKSQLMQKVKDMLQQAGYPAPNLAQ is encoded by the coding sequence ATGCTGAATGATCTGAACCGGGTGCTGTCCACGTATTGGCAGCAGTTTTTGTACGTGCTGCCCAAGCTGGCCCTGGCGCTGGTGCTGCTGGTGGTGGCCATTTTCATTGCCAACCGCCTGAGCAGCCTGCTGGGCAGCCGCCTGCGCCGCCGCTCCCACGACCCGCTGCTGGCCGACTTCCTCACCCGCATCAGCAAATGGGTGTTTATGCTGCTGGGCCTGCTGCTGGCCATGGAAGTGGTAGGACTTTCGGGCATTGTGAGCGGGCTGCTGGCTGGGGCTGGGCTGTCGGCGTTCATCGTGGGCTTTGCCTTCAAGGACATTGCAGAGAACTTCCTGGCGGGCGTGATTCTGGCCTTCAACCGCCCCTTCCACATCAACGACACCGTGCAGATCAAAGACCAGGTGGGCCACGTGGAGGCCCTCAACCTGCGCACCACCCTCATCCGCTCCTTCGACGGCAAGCACGTGTTTCTGCCCAACTCCCTGGTGCTCAAGGAGCCGCTCATCAACTTCACCCGCGACGGCAACCTGCGCCAGGATTTCCTGGTGAGCGTTGACTACGGCGCCGCCAGCAGCCCCGCCCGGGTGCAGGAGCAGCTACTGGCCTTCCTGCGCCAGCAACCCGAAATTCAACCCGAGGCCCCGCGCCTGCCCTACATCATCCTGGAAAAAGCGGCCGGCACCACCGCCGACCTGCGCGTGTATTTCTGGACCTCGGCCGAGGAATACCGCAGCGGCACCCTGCAGCAGAAAAGCCAACTGATGCAAAAGGTGAAGGACATGCTGCAGCAGGCGGGCTACCCGGCCCCCAACTTGGCGCAGTAG